From a single Leptolyngbya sp. 'hensonii' genomic region:
- a CDS encoding acyl-CoA dehydrogenase, with translation MILPIVLTILFSTVLLIFLLPGLRQRLVTSWIVKVIQSLKLLPTISETERAAIEAGNVWIEGEFFTGDPNFDRILSEPYPTLSPEVQAFLEGPVERICQMATDWEIYQRQDLPPEVWATLKQERFFGMMIPAEYGGLGFSNTAYSAVMVKLASRSFTHVATVGVTNSLGPAKLLLRYGTPEQKRHYLPRLARGEEIPCFALTEPNAGSDAASLVSQGEVFRGEDGGLYLRLNWRKRYITLGAIATLLGLAFRLRDPHNLLAQGEDLGITCALVPTSTPGVVINQRHDPMGVPFYNSPTEGHDVILPIDHIIGGVEQAGQGWKMLMQSLAAGRGISFPATCTGVAKLVARVTGDYTVVRQQFGLSIGRFEGIEEPLARIGGLTYLINAARLFTCGAVDQGEQPAVVSAIAKYSTTELARKLINDGMDILGGAGICRGPRNLLANIYTATPISITVEGANILTRTLMIFGQGVIRCHPYVYAEIQALGQGDVAAFDRAFWSHLTSFLRNGVRLGLLSLTRGGLARSPVRGPLAPYYRKLAWASATFAFLTDLALFSFGGSLKRRENLTGRFADVLTWLYLGTATLRRFEAEGRQVEDLALVHWALQYTLAQIQEAFDGLFANLPVPGLGMLLRGPVRMGWRLNPIDTLPSDTLGSQVAQKLQQPGPARDRLTTGIYLPHGPDQALGRLERASELMHQAEPIVQKLKAATRSGQLPAGKPEMLSEQGLQLGLITAADMALVRAASLARQDAIEVDAFNLEAYQADSTTSAPMELPLSMLA, from the coding sequence CCAGAGACTTGTCACCTCCTGGATCGTCAAGGTGATCCAATCCCTGAAACTTCTGCCTACCATTTCTGAGACAGAACGGGCGGCGATCGAAGCCGGTAATGTCTGGATCGAAGGAGAGTTCTTCACAGGGGACCCGAATTTCGATCGCATACTCAGTGAACCCTATCCCACCCTCTCCCCAGAGGTGCAGGCGTTTCTGGAGGGGCCAGTAGAACGGATCTGCCAGATGGCAACGGATTGGGAGATTTATCAGCGCCAAGACTTACCACCCGAAGTATGGGCCACCCTGAAGCAGGAACGGTTCTTCGGCATGATGATTCCGGCGGAGTATGGAGGATTAGGGTTTTCCAATACGGCTTACAGTGCGGTGATGGTAAAGCTGGCCTCCCGCTCCTTCACCCATGTGGCGACGGTTGGAGTCACCAATTCCCTGGGACCGGCTAAACTGCTGCTCCGCTATGGCACACCAGAACAGAAACGTCACTATCTGCCCCGACTGGCACGGGGAGAGGAGATCCCCTGCTTTGCCCTGACGGAGCCCAATGCCGGGTCGGATGCAGCCAGTCTGGTGTCCCAGGGGGAGGTGTTCCGGGGCGAGGATGGGGGGCTTTATCTGCGCCTCAACTGGCGGAAGCGATACATTACCCTGGGGGCGATCGCAACGCTGTTGGGGCTGGCGTTTCGGCTTCGAGATCCCCATAACCTGCTGGCCCAGGGGGAGGACCTGGGAATTACCTGTGCCCTGGTGCCCACGAGTACGCCCGGTGTGGTGATTAACCAGCGGCATGATCCAATGGGGGTGCCGTTCTACAATTCCCCGACGGAAGGCCATGACGTGATTCTGCCGATCGATCACATTATCGGTGGGGTGGAACAGGCCGGTCAGGGGTGGAAGATGCTGATGCAATCCCTGGCAGCAGGGCGGGGCATCAGTTTCCCAGCCACCTGTACCGGCGTGGCCAAACTGGTGGCACGGGTAACGGGGGATTACACAGTGGTCCGACAGCAGTTTGGTCTGTCGATCGGACGCTTTGAAGGGATTGAGGAGCCTCTGGCTCGAATCGGGGGGCTGACTTACCTGATCAATGCGGCCCGGTTGTTTACCTGTGGTGCCGTGGATCAGGGAGAACAACCAGCGGTGGTCTCGGCGATCGCCAAGTACAGCACCACGGAACTGGCCCGCAAGCTGATCAACGATGGCATGGATATTCTGGGGGGGGCCGGGATCTGTCGCGGTCCCCGCAATCTACTGGCCAATATCTACACGGCGACCCCAATTTCCATCACCGTGGAGGGAGCCAATATCCTCACCCGCACCCTGATGATCTTTGGCCAGGGGGTGATTCGCTGCCATCCCTACGTCTATGCTGAGATTCAGGCCCTGGGACAGGGGGATGTGGCGGCCTTCGATCGAGCCTTCTGGTCCCACCTGACATCCTTCCTACGAAATGGGGTGCGGCTGGGGCTGCTGAGTCTGACCAGGGGCGGGCTGGCCCGATCGCCGGTTCGAGGACCGTTGGCCCCCTACTACCGCAAGCTGGCCTGGGCCTCAGCCACCTTTGCTTTTCTGACTGACCTGGCCCTGTTTTCCTTTGGCGGATCGCTAAAACGGCGCGAAAACCTGACCGGACGCTTTGCCGATGTGCTCACCTGGTTGTACCTGGGTACGGCCACCCTGCGCCGGTTTGAGGCTGAAGGTCGCCAGGTGGAGGATTTGGCTCTAGTGCACTGGGCGTTGCAATATACCCTGGCCCAGATCCAGGAGGCTTTTGACGGGCTGTTTGCCAATTTGCCAGTGCCAGGACTAGGGATGCTGCTGCGGGGACCCGTTCGGATGGGCTGGCGACTGAACCCGATCGATACCCTACCCTCAGATACTTTGGGCAGTCAGGTAGCCCAGAAGTTGCAGCAACCCGGCCCGGCCCGCGATCGGCTGACCACAGGCATCTACCTGCCCCATGGCCCAGATCAGGCTCTGGGGCGATTGGAAAGGGCTTCTGAGCTGATGCATCAGGCCGAGCCCATTGTCCAGAAATTGAAAGCTGCGACTCGATCGGGACAACTCCCAGCCGGTAAACCAGAAATGCTGTCAGAGCAGGGATTACAACTGGGCCTGATCACAGCAGCGGATATGGCTCTGGTGCGGGCTGCATCCCTGGCCCGTCAGGATGCGATCGAAGTCGATGCGTTCAACCTGGAAGCCTATCAGGCTGACAGCACAACCTCAGCACCGATGGAACTGCCCCTGAGCATGTTGGCTTAA